In Nocardia sputorum, a single genomic region encodes these proteins:
- a CDS encoding TetR/AcrR family transcriptional regulator yields MPRRRPTQERSKRKFDALLQASRELLVEVGFESFTCEEVAARAEVPIGTLYQFFANKYVIVCELNRQDLVAVSQELADFHGEIPSLDWLRHMNQFVDHLANLWMTDPSRREVWLAMQSTPSTRATGAIHEKQFAEVVSQMLRPLTPRTPRARRTMMAEVLVHVVYSMLNFSVQDEQSSAEAVAELKRLMVAYLLVAEKESRTGSER; encoded by the coding sequence ATGCCGCGACGCCGGCCGACGCAGGAACGCAGCAAACGAAAGTTCGACGCCTTACTCCAGGCGTCCAGGGAACTGCTCGTCGAGGTCGGGTTCGAGTCCTTCACCTGTGAAGAGGTGGCGGCCAGGGCGGAGGTGCCGATCGGCACGCTGTATCAGTTCTTCGCCAACAAGTACGTCATCGTCTGTGAGCTGAACCGCCAAGACCTGGTTGCCGTTTCCCAGGAGCTGGCCGACTTCCACGGCGAGATCCCGTCCTTGGACTGGCTGCGGCACATGAACCAGTTCGTCGACCACCTGGCCAACCTCTGGATGACCGACCCGTCCCGGCGGGAAGTGTGGCTCGCCATGCAGTCCACGCCGTCCACCCGGGCCACGGGCGCTATCCACGAGAAGCAGTTCGCCGAGGTCGTGTCGCAGATGCTGCGACCGCTCACCCCGCGCACCCCGCGGGCGCGGCGCACGATGATGGCCGAAGTGCTGGTGCACGTGGTCTATTCGATGCTCAACTTCTCGGTGCAGGACGAGCAGAGCAGCGCGGAAGCGGTCGCCGAACTGAAGCGGCTGATGGTCGCCTACCTGCTCGTCGCGGAGAAGGAATCGCGCACCGGCAGCGAACGATGA
- a CDS encoding MarR family winged helix-turn-helix transcriptional regulator encodes MVRWLSDDEQATWQAYVRLRQRLDGAISAGLAEDGLSLADYELMVALSAAPNGCLRAKELAAEVCWEKSRLSKHLARMDARGLVERRPAEEDARGIIVQLTPEGRVALERAAPNHVDLVRRVFVEPMTADEAQVLRALADKVIAEVEQVTELGA; translated from the coding sequence ATGGTCCGGTGGTTGAGTGACGACGAGCAGGCGACTTGGCAGGCCTATGTGCGGCTGCGCCAGCGTTTGGACGGGGCGATTTCCGCCGGGCTGGCCGAGGACGGCCTGTCCCTGGCGGACTACGAGTTGATGGTGGCGTTGTCCGCCGCCCCGAACGGCTGTCTGCGCGCCAAGGAACTGGCCGCGGAGGTGTGCTGGGAGAAGAGCCGGTTGTCCAAGCATCTGGCCAGGATGGATGCGCGCGGCCTGGTCGAGCGGCGGCCCGCCGAGGAGGATGCGCGCGGCATCATCGTTCAGCTCACGCCGGAAGGGCGGGTGGCGCTGGAGCGAGCCGCCCCGAATCATGTCGATCTGGTCCGTCGCGTCTTCGTGGAGCCGATGACGGCGGACGAGGCTCAGGTGCTGCGCGCGCTGGCGGACAAGGTGATCGCCGAGGTGGAGCAAGTGACCGAACTCGGCGCGTGA
- the bcp gene encoding thioredoxin-dependent thiol peroxidase — MTTNQRLSPGDTAPGFTLPDADGKNVSLSDYRGRKVIVYFYPAASTPGCTKQACDFRDNLADLDGAGIDVVGISPDKPAKLAKFRDAEQLTFPLLSDPDRTVLTAWGAYGEKTMYGKTVVGVIRSTFLVDEAGKIAVAQYNVRATGHVAKLRRDLSV; from the coding sequence GTGACCACCAACCAACGACTCTCCCCGGGCGACACCGCCCCCGGCTTCACGCTCCCCGACGCCGACGGCAAGAACGTCTCGCTGTCGGACTACCGCGGTCGCAAGGTGATCGTGTACTTCTACCCCGCCGCGAGCACGCCCGGCTGCACCAAGCAAGCCTGCGACTTCCGCGACAATCTGGCCGACCTGGACGGCGCGGGCATCGACGTGGTGGGCATCTCGCCGGACAAGCCCGCCAAGCTGGCCAAGTTCCGCGACGCGGAACAGCTCACCTTCCCGCTGCTGTCGGATCCCGACCGCACCGTGCTCACCGCCTGGGGCGCGTACGGCGAGAAGACCATGTACGGCAAGACGGTCGTCGGCGTCATCCGCTCGACCTTCCTGGTGGACGAAGCGGGCAAGATCGCCGTCGCGCAGTACAACGTCCGCGCCACCGGGCACGTCGCCAAGTTGCGTCGCGACCTGTCGGTGTAG
- the acpS gene encoding holo-ACP synthase AcpS, whose protein sequence is MTILGIGLDLVTISEFAEQLERAGTTMLRESFTAGERRYCQSKGTDPARSYAARWAAKEAVLKAWASSRFARRPQIGDNPYPLIEVVNDAWGRPSIKLHGLAAEFLPRVRVHLSLTHDGDTAAAMVVLEDPGELADLIEGRDNAG, encoded by the coding sequence ATGACGATCCTCGGTATCGGCTTGGACTTGGTGACCATCTCCGAGTTCGCCGAACAGCTCGAACGCGCTGGAACAACCATGCTCCGGGAAAGTTTCACCGCGGGAGAGCGGCGCTACTGCCAGAGCAAAGGGACCGACCCGGCGCGCAGCTACGCGGCGCGGTGGGCGGCGAAAGAGGCGGTGCTCAAAGCCTGGGCATCGTCTCGGTTCGCCCGCCGCCCGCAGATCGGGGACAACCCCTATCCGCTGATCGAAGTGGTCAACGACGCGTGGGGCAGGCCGAGCATCAAGCTGCACGGCCTGGCCGCCGAATTCCTGCCCCGGGTACGGGTTCACCTGTCGCTGACCCACGACGGCGACACGGCCGCCGCGATGGTGGTGCTCGAGGACCCGGGCGAGTTGGCCGACCTCATCGAAGGCCGCGACAACGCCGGGTGA
- a CDS encoding DUF1992 domain-containing protein has protein sequence MTERKPPKQTFESWVDKQIREAAERGEFDNLPGTGKPIPGAGTAYDEDWWLRGYLRREGVGSEALLPPSLLLRRDIEHLPDEVRDATSERQVRAAVSELNKRIVDWLRMPEGPFVPIAPVNADEIVEQWRNARGAARPRREQSSSRSAAPSPAQADEVTVRPRRRWWRRRRNGTDAG, from the coding sequence ATGACCGAGCGCAAGCCGCCGAAGCAGACCTTCGAATCGTGGGTCGACAAGCAGATCCGCGAGGCGGCCGAGCGCGGCGAATTCGACAACCTCCCTGGCACCGGCAAACCGATCCCCGGGGCGGGCACGGCTTACGACGAGGACTGGTGGCTGCGCGGATATCTGCGCCGCGAAGGCGTCGGCAGCGAGGCGCTGCTGCCACCGTCGCTGCTGCTGCGACGGGATATCGAGCACCTGCCCGACGAGGTGCGCGACGCGACCAGCGAACGCCAGGTGCGGGCGGCCGTGAGCGAGCTCAACAAACGTATCGTGGACTGGCTGCGGATGCCGGAAGGACCGTTCGTGCCGATCGCTCCGGTGAACGCGGACGAGATCGTCGAGCAGTGGCGGAACGCGCGCGGGGCCGCGCGGCCGAGGCGCGAGCAGTCGAGCAGCCGGAGCGCAGCGCCTTCCCCAGCGCAGGCCGACGAGGTGACAGTTCGTCCCCGCCGCCGGTGGTGGCGGCGGCGAAGAAACGGCACCGACGCCGGGTAG
- a CDS encoding pirin family protein, translating into MPAVTVPDIMVLPRLPRPDATLRERPVRSVVTAHTQREGAGFEVRRPFPSMDLRTADPFILLDQMGPVAYEPHEAKGAPWHPHRGFETVTYMLDGTMVHHDSHGGGGVIGEGDTQWMTAGSGILHDEVPPEAMVASGGWFHGIQLWVNLPRALKFATPRYQDLRARELTLVSSHDGGALVRLIAGEVGGFTGPGSTYTPIAYAHASITPGGILETPWPQEFTAMAYVLSGSGGVGAERRPLREGQLAVFGRGDAISVTADARQDNRTGALEVLLLGGQPIREPVVQYGPFVMNTRAEIIEAMEDYQAGRMGNIPAEHIRGAGTTA; encoded by the coding sequence ATGCCCGCCGTGACCGTTCCCGACATCATGGTTCTGCCCCGCCTGCCCCGCCCCGACGCGACCCTGCGCGAGCGGCCGGTCCGAAGCGTGGTCACCGCGCACACCCAACGTGAGGGCGCGGGATTCGAGGTGCGCAGGCCGTTCCCCAGCATGGATCTGCGCACGGCCGATCCCTTCATCCTGCTCGACCAGATGGGCCCGGTCGCCTACGAACCGCACGAGGCGAAAGGCGCGCCCTGGCATCCACACCGGGGCTTCGAGACGGTCACCTACATGCTCGACGGCACCATGGTGCACCACGACTCGCACGGCGGCGGCGGCGTCATCGGCGAAGGCGACACCCAGTGGATGACCGCGGGCTCCGGCATCCTGCACGACGAGGTGCCGCCGGAGGCGATGGTCGCCTCGGGCGGGTGGTTCCACGGCATCCAGCTGTGGGTGAACCTGCCGCGCGCGCTCAAGTTCGCCACGCCGCGCTATCAAGATCTGCGCGCACGCGAACTGACCCTGGTGAGTTCGCACGACGGCGGCGCGCTGGTGCGGCTCATCGCCGGGGAGGTCGGCGGATTCACCGGTCCCGGATCGACCTACACCCCGATCGCCTACGCCCACGCGTCGATCACGCCCGGTGGGATCCTCGAAACACCGTGGCCGCAAGAGTTTACGGCGATGGCGTACGTGCTGTCCGGCAGCGGTGGCGTCGGCGCGGAACGCAGGCCGCTGCGCGAAGGACAGCTGGCGGTCTTCGGACGCGGCGACGCGATCAGCGTGACAGCCGATGCGCGCCAAGACAATCGGACCGGAGCGCTGGAAGTGTTGCTGCTCGGCGGACAGCCGATCCGGGAACCGGTGGTGCAGTACGGGCCGTTCGTGATGAACACTCGCGCCGAGATCATCGAAGCGATGGAGGACTACCAGGCCGGACGCATGGGAAACATCCCCGCGGAGCACATCCGCGGCGCCGGGACCACCGCCTGA
- a CDS encoding excalibur calcium-binding domain-containing protein, with product MNVRRLSVSAAVAGLTFLAAPAALAAPPSGSAGTGSSAVDTGSAATGSAGLSQTGSAGGAFANCDDARAAGRAPLFRGEPGFGPHLDPDGDGFACPTV from the coding sequence ATGAACGTTCGCCGGCTCTCCGTCAGCGCGGCCGTCGCGGGATTGACCTTTCTCGCGGCTCCCGCCGCCCTAGCCGCCCCTCCGTCCGGATCCGCCGGAACCGGCTCCTCGGCCGTCGACACCGGCTCCGCCGCGACCGGCTCGGCCGGTCTGTCGCAGACCGGTTCGGCCGGTGGCGCCTTCGCCAACTGCGACGACGCCCGTGCCGCCGGCCGTGCGCCGCTGTTCCGCGGCGAACCCGGCTTCGGGCCGCATCTGGATCCCGACGGCGACGGCTTCGCCTGCCCGACGGTCTGA
- a CDS encoding DUF3618 domain-containing protein, protein MARDTERIEQEIEAARTRLASTLDELAVRADPHRIADDTKQIVVGKLNEPKVKYSLIGAAALVVGLVLLKIFR, encoded by the coding sequence GTGGCAAGGGATACCGAGCGGATCGAGCAGGAGATCGAGGCCGCCCGCACTCGGCTGGCGAGCACGCTCGACGAACTCGCGGTACGCGCGGACCCGCATCGCATCGCGGACGACACCAAGCAGATCGTGGTCGGGAAGCTGAACGAGCCGAAGGTGAAGTACAGCCTGATCGGCGCCGCCGCACTGGTGGTCGGGCTGGTGCTGCTCAAGATCTTCCGCTGA